One part of the Thermococcus radiotolerans genome encodes these proteins:
- a CDS encoding replication factor C large subunit, with translation MPRDVPWVEKYRPRRLGELINQIKALGQVKAWIEAWLQGSPPKKKALILAGPPGTGKTATVYAIAREYGFEIIELNASDERTYEKVERYVQAAYTLDILGKRRKLIFLDEADNMEPSGAREIAKLIDRARNPIIMSANHYWEVPREIRNKAQIVEYKRLTQRDIIKGLVRILHAEGLTVPKEVLYEIAKRANGDLRAAINDLQTVVSGGIEDAVDVLAYRDTEKSVFQALAQLFATDNAKKAKLVVLGVDMFPHELLQWIDENLPYVYYKPEDIARAYEALSRADIYLGRAQRTGNYGLWKYATDMMTAGVAVAGVKRKGFVRIYPPKTIKLLTESKAERGLRDSVLKKIMKEMHMAKLEALETLNVLKAIFEYNPDMAAHFVVYLDLDLKEVEFIVGDKEKARTIWGKSMNIEKRLKERGELEEHVRVAAEKGEEIEPTEEEEAEEEAEEEISEEELEKAEEEMEAVEESGEKIDKPKKKGKQATLFDFLGKK, from the coding sequence ATGCCGCGGGACGTTCCTTGGGTTGAGAAGTACCGGCCGAGACGCCTGGGGGAGCTGATAAACCAGATCAAGGCCCTGGGGCAGGTGAAGGCATGGATAGAGGCGTGGCTCCAGGGCAGTCCGCCGAAGAAGAAGGCGCTGATTCTGGCAGGTCCTCCGGGAACAGGTAAGACGGCGACGGTCTACGCCATAGCCAGAGAGTACGGCTTCGAAATAATCGAGCTCAACGCCAGCGATGAGAGGACATACGAGAAGGTTGAGCGCTACGTTCAGGCTGCCTACACCCTCGACATCCTTGGGAAGAGGAGGAAGCTCATATTCCTCGATGAGGCCGACAACATGGAGCCGAGCGGGGCGAGGGAGATAGCTAAGCTGATAGACCGGGCCAGAAACCCGATAATCATGAGCGCCAACCACTACTGGGAGGTCCCGAGGGAGATAAGAAACAAGGCCCAGATAGTCGAGTACAAGCGCCTGACCCAGAGGGACATCATAAAGGGGCTCGTGAGGATCCTCCACGCGGAGGGCCTGACGGTTCCTAAGGAGGTTCTCTACGAGATAGCCAAGCGCGCCAACGGTGATCTGAGGGCCGCTATCAACGACCTCCAGACGGTTGTGTCCGGCGGGATAGAGGATGCCGTCGACGTTCTCGCCTACCGCGACACGGAAAAGAGCGTCTTCCAGGCTTTGGCTCAGCTCTTCGCAACTGACAACGCCAAGAAGGCCAAGCTGGTCGTTCTCGGCGTTGATATGTTCCCCCACGAGCTCCTCCAGTGGATAGACGAGAACCTTCCCTACGTCTACTACAAGCCCGAGGACATAGCGAGGGCCTACGAGGCTCTGAGCAGGGCGGACATATATCTCGGCAGGGCGCAGAGAACCGGAAACTACGGCCTCTGGAAGTACGCCACGGACATGATGACCGCGGGGGTTGCTGTTGCTGGTGTGAAGCGGAAGGGCTTCGTGAGGATCTACCCGCCCAAGACCATAAAGCTCCTCACGGAGAGCAAAGCGGAGAGGGGACTGAGGGACTCGGTGCTCAAGAAGATAATGAAGGAGATGCACATGGCGAAGCTCGAAGCCCTGGAGACCCTCAACGTCCTGAAGGCAATATTCGAGTACAACCCGGACATGGCGGCGCACTTCGTCGTCTACCTCGACCTTGACCTCAAGGAGGTCGAGTTCATAGTCGGGGACAAGGAGAAGGCCAGAACGATATGGGGCAAGAGCATGAACATCGAGAAGAGGCTTAAGGAGCGCGGCGAGCTTGAGGAGCACGTGAGGGTTGCCGCTGAGAAGGGAGAAGAAATTGAGCCCACGGAAGAGGAAGAAGCCGAGGAAGAGGCCGAAGAAGAGATAAGCGAGGAGGAGCTTGAGAAGGCCGAGGAGGAAATGGAAGCCGTCGAGGAAAGCGGGGAGAAGATAGACAAACCCAAGAAGAAGGGCAAGCAGGCGACGCTGTTCGACTTTTTGGGGAAGAAGTGA
- the herA gene encoding DNA double-strand break repair helicase HerA translates to MRIAEDLNNPVGIVTGEATVNSFQFYAHPDSDLKFGDFVVARLCKEAKDRNCRWGDDVEWVIGTIRGIKNINWLLSEGKSTFASLDLDLREYGESIGENEALIVTVHVLGRIEFRGDRAEIVPNRVPVPNGNKVYIASSDLLRAIYYGGEGFIEVGTLLLRDDVPIYLNANELVSRHFAVLAVTGAGKSNTVSVMLWKMVEDLRGTVVVLDPHGDYMRLSLPNTGTKYVNLIEARIQPETMDGEELADLMEIQSNATIQRSYLLRAWDTVLHENPNLGGREIVKAVLDLLQNWVANAGGSYWDPHANKYRDLGEIKATERETITRLTMKISRFLRNYGHLLSGEDIVASVRAGMVNVIDLGPLDEGQMKLVAAKLLEKMFETRMDYEKARKRLEYLKRKYGSRISAVSEEVEELEKFIRSVEASYPALSEPILIIVEEAHIFAPHGEKGGTVRILGRIAREGRKFGVGMGLVSQRPSRLNEDVLSQTNTKIIMRIVNPNDQNYVIKASEQLSGELMGDIAGLGKGEAVIVGQAISLPALVKVYNFKALGGDYGGEDIGVVRRWRERAERERAEEKKEELYEEEGIELDF, encoded by the coding sequence ATGCGCATAGCCGAAGACCTTAACAACCCGGTTGGAATCGTGACTGGTGAAGCCACGGTTAACTCCTTCCAGTTCTACGCTCATCCCGATAGCGACCTCAAGTTTGGAGACTTCGTCGTTGCAAGGCTGTGCAAAGAGGCGAAGGACAGGAACTGCCGGTGGGGCGACGACGTTGAGTGGGTGATAGGCACCATCAGAGGGATTAAAAACATCAACTGGCTCCTCAGCGAGGGGAAGAGCACTTTCGCGAGCCTTGACCTAGATCTGAGGGAGTACGGAGAGAGCATAGGCGAGAACGAGGCACTGATAGTCACCGTTCATGTGCTGGGGAGAATAGAGTTTAGAGGCGACAGGGCCGAGATAGTCCCCAACCGCGTCCCGGTTCCCAACGGAAACAAGGTCTACATAGCCAGCTCCGACCTCCTCAGGGCGATCTACTACGGTGGGGAGGGCTTCATTGAGGTGGGAACCCTGCTCCTGAGGGACGACGTGCCGATATACCTCAACGCCAACGAGCTGGTTTCGAGGCACTTCGCGGTTTTAGCCGTTACCGGAGCGGGCAAGAGCAACACCGTTTCGGTCATGCTCTGGAAGATGGTGGAGGATCTCAGAGGAACGGTCGTCGTCCTCGACCCCCACGGCGATTACATGCGCCTGAGCCTCCCCAACACGGGCACAAAGTACGTCAACCTCATCGAGGCGAGAATCCAGCCCGAGACGATGGACGGCGAGGAACTGGCTGACCTAATGGAGATACAGAGCAACGCAACCATACAGCGCTCCTACCTGCTGCGAGCCTGGGACACCGTTCTCCACGAGAACCCAAACCTTGGTGGGAGGGAGATAGTCAAGGCCGTCCTCGACCTGCTCCAGAACTGGGTGGCCAACGCTGGGGGGAGCTACTGGGACCCCCACGCAAACAAGTACCGCGACCTCGGCGAGATAAAGGCAACCGAGAGGGAAACGATAACGAGGCTCACGATGAAGATATCCCGCTTCCTGAGGAACTACGGCCATCTGCTCTCCGGGGAGGACATAGTGGCATCCGTCAGGGCGGGAATGGTAAACGTCATAGACCTCGGCCCCCTGGACGAGGGCCAGATGAAGTTGGTAGCTGCGAAGCTCCTCGAAAAGATGTTCGAAACCAGGATGGACTACGAGAAGGCCAGGAAGAGGCTCGAATACCTCAAGAGAAAGTACGGAAGCAGAATCTCGGCCGTTTCGGAAGAGGTGGAGGAGCTTGAGAAGTTCATCCGCTCTGTCGAGGCGAGCTATCCGGCCCTCTCGGAACCTATACTCATAATAGTAGAAGAGGCCCACATCTTCGCACCCCACGGCGAGAAGGGTGGAACCGTGAGGATACTTGGAAGGATAGCCAGGGAGGGCAGGAAGTTCGGAGTCGGCATGGGGCTCGTATCCCAGAGGCCGAGCAGGCTCAACGAGGACGTGCTGAGCCAGACGAACACGAAAATCATAATGCGCATCGTGAACCCGAACGACCAGAACTACGTTATAAAAGCCAGCGAACAGCTGAGCGGGGAGCTGATGGGGGACATAGCCGGCCTCGGCAAGGGCGAGGCGGTGATAGTTGGCCAGGCCATAAGCCTGCCGGCGCTGGTGAAGGTCTACAACTTCAAGGCCCTCGGCGGTGACTACGGGGGCGAGGACATAGGCGTCGTGAGGCGCTGGAGGGAAAGGGCGGAGCGCGAGAGGGCAGAGGAGAAGAAGGAGGAGCTCTACGAGGAGGAGGGCATAGAGCTGGACTTCTGA
- a CDS encoding replication factor C small subunit, translating to MRTTGDSWTSRYKSFAHGKRLNTSKAHKPLGRVIAMPEEVKEVKILEKPWVEKYRPQKLDDMVGQDHIVKRLKHYVKTGSMPHLLFAGPPGVGKTTAALCLARELFGEGWRHNFLELNASDERGINVIREKVKEFARTKPIGGASFKIIFLDEADALTQDAQQALRRTMEMFSNNVRFILSCNYSSKIIEPIQSRCAIFRFRPLRDEDIARRIELIAENEGLELTEEGLQALLYVAEGDLRRAINVLQAAAALDTKITDENVFLVASRARPEDVRQMMQLALEGNFLKAREKLREILLKQGLSGEDVLIQMHKEVFNLTIPEDRKVALADKIGEYNFRLVEGANEMIQLEALLAQFTLMGK from the coding sequence ATGAGAACCACCGGTGATTCTTGGACATCGAGGTATAAAAGTTTTGCACATGGCAAAAGGCTTAATACCTCAAAGGCTCATAAGCCTTTAGGTAGGGTGATAGCTATGCCGGAGGAAGTTAAGGAGGTTAAAATCCTCGAGAAGCCTTGGGTTGAGAAGTACAGGCCTCAAAAGCTCGACGACATGGTCGGGCAGGATCACATAGTCAAGAGGCTCAAGCACTACGTTAAAACCGGTTCCATGCCGCACCTTCTGTTTGCCGGACCCCCGGGCGTTGGAAAGACCACAGCCGCTCTGTGTCTCGCGAGGGAGCTCTTCGGCGAGGGCTGGAGACACAACTTCCTTGAGCTGAACGCGAGCGACGAGCGTGGAATAAACGTCATCCGCGAGAAGGTTAAGGAGTTCGCGAGAACCAAGCCGATTGGCGGGGCGAGCTTCAAGATAATCTTCCTCGATGAGGCGGACGCTTTGACCCAAGATGCCCAGCAGGCGCTGAGGAGAACGATGGAGATGTTCTCGAACAACGTCCGCTTCATCCTGAGCTGCAACTACTCCTCAAAGATAATCGAGCCGATACAGTCGAGGTGCGCCATCTTCCGCTTCAGACCTCTGAGGGACGAAGACATAGCGAGGCGTATAGAGCTCATAGCCGAGAACGAGGGGCTCGAACTGACGGAGGAGGGACTCCAGGCGCTCCTCTACGTTGCAGAGGGCGATCTCAGGAGGGCCATAAACGTCCTGCAGGCTGCTGCCGCCCTTGACACCAAGATAACCGATGAGAACGTCTTCTTGGTCGCCAGCAGAGCTCGTCCGGAGGACGTCAGACAGATGATGCAGCTGGCTCTGGAAGGCAACTTCCTCAAGGCCAGGGAAAAGCTCAGGGAGATACTCCTCAAGCAGGGCCTGAGCGGCGAGGACGTGCTCATCCAGATGCACAAGGAGGTCTTCAACCTGACCATACCCGAGGACAGGAAAGTTGCCCTGGCCGACAAGATCGGAGAGTACAACTTCAGGCTCGTGGAAGGAGCGAACGAGATGATACAGCTTGAGGCTCTGCTGGCCCAGTTCACCCTGATGGGTAAGTGA
- the endA gene encoding tRNA-intron lyase: MKEPIVFQLSGDRVFSEREKAINQFYNKRYFGEVVNGKLFLSLIEAAYLMEKGKIRVFDGERELSFKELVELGRKRDDQFDIKLLVYTDLRDRGYTVKSALKFGSHFRVYRRGMDEHSQWLIWVVPENLRFSPNDITARVRVAHGVRKNMVMAVVDEDNDVVYYKIEWVKF, from the coding sequence TTGAAGGAGCCGATAGTCTTTCAGCTCAGCGGGGACAGGGTCTTCAGCGAGCGCGAAAAGGCGATAAACCAGTTCTACAACAAGAGGTATTTCGGCGAGGTCGTGAACGGAAAGCTCTTTCTCTCGCTCATAGAAGCTGCCTACCTGATGGAGAAGGGCAAGATAAGGGTTTTTGATGGCGAAAGGGAGCTTTCTTTCAAGGAACTGGTCGAGCTCGGAAGGAAGCGCGACGACCAGTTCGACATAAAGCTCCTCGTCTACACCGACCTGCGTGACAGGGGCTACACAGTTAAGTCTGCCCTAAAGTTCGGCTCCCACTTTCGCGTTTACAGGCGCGGAATGGACGAGCATTCCCAGTGGCTGATATGGGTGGTTCCCGAGAACCTCCGCTTTTCCCCGAACGACATCACCGCCCGCGTGAGGGTCGCCCACGGCGTCAGAAAGAACATGGTGATGGCCGTCGTCGACGAGGACAACGACGTGGTGTACTACAAGATAGAGTGGGTGAAGTTTTAG
- the mre11 gene encoding DNA double-strand break repair protein Mre11: protein MKFAHMADVHLGFEQYRLPYRAEEFAQAFREAMERAVGEEVDFILIAGDLFHSSRPSPETIKTAIEVLEKPREAGIPVFAIEGNHDRTQRKVSAYHLLEGLGLLHLVGLRDEKVENEYLTSERLGGKYLVKGVFERGGKTVEIHGLKYMSAAWLERNHLEEIFKPEGDAILMLHQGIKELIEKMMGVIPESQRDYFELRMEDLPKGYVYYALGHIHREFVTSYDIGTLVYPGSLQRWDFGDYELRYRWNGRSFTPEAGTRKGFYIVEDWKPRFIELNVRPFIDIKMKADEETAKRELKRLRSKIPREAFVRLDLRWEKPYDVSHFQEILEVKYLYLRTRFERRLKTAAGGEVPKPAEYFTPAELRAIELTGEKKFEALDAVVELFLGEWEGKKPEEPGEEKREEPAPAKEEKPLKKERKPEKAQKAKRPRPKGKPTSILAWIGGGDED from the coding sequence ATGAAGTTCGCCCACATGGCCGATGTCCACCTCGGCTTCGAGCAGTACCGCCTTCCCTACCGCGCCGAGGAATTTGCCCAGGCTTTCAGGGAGGCAATGGAAAGGGCTGTAGGGGAGGAAGTGGACTTCATTCTCATAGCCGGCGACCTGTTCCACTCAAGCCGGCCCAGTCCAGAAACCATAAAGACCGCGATAGAGGTACTGGAAAAGCCGAGGGAAGCCGGAATTCCCGTCTTTGCGATAGAGGGAAACCACGACAGAACGCAGAGGAAGGTCTCCGCGTACCATCTCCTCGAGGGGCTCGGTCTGCTCCACCTCGTCGGTCTGAGGGACGAGAAGGTTGAGAATGAATACCTGACGAGCGAGAGGCTTGGGGGCAAATACCTCGTTAAGGGCGTCTTTGAGAGGGGTGGGAAGACCGTCGAGATTCACGGGCTGAAGTACATGAGCGCCGCCTGGCTTGAGCGCAACCATCTGGAGGAAATCTTCAAGCCGGAGGGAGACGCCATCTTGATGCTCCATCAGGGGATAAAGGAGCTCATAGAGAAGATGATGGGGGTAATCCCCGAGAGCCAGCGCGACTACTTCGAGCTGAGGATGGAAGACCTGCCAAAGGGCTACGTCTACTACGCGCTCGGCCACATCCACAGGGAGTTCGTCACGAGCTACGACATAGGGACGCTGGTCTATCCTGGATCGCTCCAGCGATGGGACTTCGGGGACTACGAGCTCAGGTACCGTTGGAACGGGAGGAGCTTCACCCCGGAAGCCGGCACGAGGAAGGGCTTCTACATAGTCGAGGACTGGAAGCCCAGGTTTATCGAGCTGAACGTGAGGCCCTTCATAGACATTAAAATGAAAGCCGACGAGGAAACCGCCAAGAGGGAACTGAAGCGCCTTAGGAGCAAGATACCAAGAGAAGCCTTCGTAAGGCTCGACCTGCGCTGGGAAAAGCCCTACGACGTTTCCCACTTCCAGGAGATTCTGGAGGTTAAGTACCTCTACCTGAGAACGCGCTTCGAGAGGAGGCTGAAAACTGCCGCCGGCGGAGAGGTGCCCAAGCCGGCTGAGTACTTCACCCCAGCGGAGCTAAGGGCGATAGAGCTGACCGGTGAGAAGAAGTTCGAGGCCCTCGATGCCGTCGTCGAGCTGTTCCTGGGCGAGTGGGAAGGGAAGAAGCCGGAAGAGCCGGGAGAGGAGAAGCGCGAAGAGCCCGCCCCGGCCAAGGAGGAAAAACCCCTGAAGAAAGAGAGGAAGCCCGAAAAGGCCCAGAAGGCGAAGAGACCCAGGCCAAAGGGCAAGCCGACGAGCATTCTCGCCTGGATCGGTGGTGGAGATGAAGATTGA
- a CDS encoding DUF835 domain-containing protein encodes MSIIIAVLAEAAFIGLFLITVGHRKRFISHYPELKRFYDYAMLSFFVGALGKSVFLLLDLRSNNLILMTPEQVDLVNSIGNLLALLAAVIFIAGWWSLLTVLMERYELIPVIEFAGKEEQESLKPGLYLCNLPNCYPVIERLLRGRAGLIVSRHPPEVIREHLNIEKTPVLWLTTVRDRNAVSPTRLEFLLQAMVDFMRKTDNPKIIFLDGVEYLILENGFAPVFKFLTTLKDYTTIYNTVVIVPIDAKSLDEKTVNLMYREFERMKPQP; translated from the coding sequence ATGTCGATAATCATCGCGGTGCTCGCGGAGGCTGCATTCATAGGCCTGTTCCTCATAACCGTCGGCCACAGAAAACGGTTCATCTCACACTACCCGGAGCTTAAGCGGTTCTACGACTACGCGATGCTCTCCTTCTTTGTGGGCGCCCTTGGCAAGTCCGTTTTCCTGCTCCTCGACCTCAGGAGCAACAACCTCATTCTCATGACCCCTGAGCAGGTGGACTTGGTGAACTCGATAGGCAACCTTCTGGCCCTCCTGGCCGCGGTAATCTTCATCGCGGGATGGTGGAGCCTCCTCACAGTCCTCATGGAGAGGTACGAACTCATTCCGGTTATAGAATTTGCAGGAAAAGAAGAGCAGGAGTCCCTCAAGCCCGGACTGTACCTGTGCAACCTTCCCAACTGCTACCCAGTGATAGAGAGGCTCCTTCGCGGAAGGGCAGGGCTCATAGTGTCCAGGCATCCCCCGGAAGTCATCAGGGAGCATCTGAACATCGAAAAGACCCCTGTACTGTGGCTGACCACGGTCAGGGACAGAAACGCCGTTTCCCCCACGCGCTTGGAGTTCCTCCTCCAGGCGATGGTTGACTTCATGAGAAAGACAGACAATCCGAAGATAATCTTCCTCGATGGGGTCGAGTACCTCATCCTCGAGAACGGTTTCGCCCCGGTCTTCAAGTTCCTCACGACCCTGAAGGACTACACAACCATCTACAACACCGTGGTGATAGTCCCCATTGACGCGAAAAGCCTTGACGAGAAGACCGTGAACCTCATGTACCGAGAGTTCGAGCGGATGAAGCCCCAGCCCTAA
- the rimI gene encoding ribosomal protein S18-alanine N-acetyltransferase: MSVSVREAGGRIPLAMVVIRPAKLFDIPDVVRIERLSFREQYPRGVFLVFLENNPDTFLVAEYRGRVIGYVMAYLRPDLEGHIMSIAVDPEYRGSGIGSALLSEVIERLIKKGARYIGLEVRVSNEKAIRLYERFGFKRIKRIIGYYADGEDAYYMLMPADEWGGRN; the protein is encoded by the coding sequence ATGAGCGTGTCCGTGAGGGAAGCCGGTGGGAGGATTCCCCTGGCGATGGTCGTTATAAGGCCTGCGAAGCTGTTCGACATACCCGACGTCGTCAGGATAGAGCGGCTCTCGTTCCGGGAGCAGTACCCGCGTGGCGTTTTTCTGGTCTTCCTCGAGAACAACCCCGATACTTTCCTAGTGGCCGAGTACCGCGGGAGGGTCATCGGCTACGTGATGGCCTATCTCCGTCCCGACCTGGAGGGGCATATAATGAGCATCGCCGTTGACCCCGAGTACAGGGGCAGCGGCATTGGTTCGGCCCTGCTGAGCGAGGTCATCGAAAGACTCATAAAGAAGGGCGCCCGCTACATCGGTCTGGAGGTTCGCGTGAGCAACGAAAAGGCCATAAGGCTCTACGAGCGCTTCGGTTTCAAGCGCATCAAGCGCATAATCGGCTACTACGCCGACGGCGAGGATGCCTACTACATGCTGATGCCTGCCGACGAGTGGGGTGGGAGGAATTGA
- a CDS encoding glycine C-acetyltransferase, with translation MAKLDWIREELKELKEKGLYVTIRKLESSQGPWVVVDGKRVLNMCSNNYLGLAAHPKIKEAAIRAILDYGVGAGAVRTIAGTMELHVELEEKLAKFKKREAAILFQSGYNANLGALSALLTKKDNGVFISEELNHASIIDGMRLSGAPKVIYKHLDMEDLKKRLEENKDKEKKIIVSDGVFSMDGDLAPVPEMAELAEQYDAMLYIDDAHGEGVLGDSGRGIVDHFKLHDKVDFEMGTLSKAFGVIGGYVAGPEEAIEYLRQRGRPFLFSSAPNPPDVAAAIAAVEILQKSDELVRKLWDNTHFLQNGLRDLGYDLGNTKHPITPVMLYDEKTAQEFSRRLYDEYNIFAQAIVYPTVPLGTARIRLEPSAAHSKEDLQYVLDAFEDLGKKTGFLK, from the coding sequence ATGGCGAAGCTCGACTGGATTAGGGAAGAGCTCAAGGAGCTCAAGGAGAAAGGCCTTTACGTGACCATTAGAAAGCTTGAGAGCTCCCAGGGTCCCTGGGTCGTCGTTGACGGAAAGCGCGTTCTCAACATGTGTTCGAACAACTACCTCGGCCTGGCCGCACATCCCAAGATAAAGGAGGCCGCTATAAGGGCAATCCTCGACTACGGCGTCGGTGCCGGAGCGGTAAGAACCATCGCCGGCACCATGGAGCTTCACGTGGAGCTCGAGGAGAAGCTCGCCAAGTTCAAGAAGAGAGAAGCTGCCATACTATTCCAGAGCGGCTACAACGCCAACCTCGGCGCTCTAAGTGCTCTACTCACCAAGAAGGACAACGGCGTGTTCATCAGCGAGGAGCTCAACCACGCGAGCATCATAGACGGAATGCGCCTCAGCGGTGCTCCAAAGGTCATCTACAAGCACCTCGATATGGAGGACCTCAAGAAGCGCCTCGAGGAGAACAAGGATAAGGAGAAGAAGATAATCGTCAGCGACGGTGTCTTCTCGATGGACGGTGACCTCGCGCCGGTCCCGGAGATGGCGGAGCTGGCAGAGCAGTACGATGCCATGCTCTACATAGACGACGCCCACGGTGAGGGTGTCCTCGGAGACAGTGGAAGGGGTATAGTCGACCACTTCAAGCTCCACGACAAGGTTGACTTCGAGATGGGTACGCTGAGCAAGGCCTTCGGTGTCATCGGCGGCTACGTCGCCGGACCGGAGGAGGCCATCGAGTACCTCAGGCAGAGGGGAAGGCCGTTCCTCTTCTCAAGCGCCCCGAACCCGCCTGACGTTGCGGCGGCCATTGCAGCCGTCGAGATACTCCAAAAGAGCGACGAGCTCGTCAGGAAGCTCTGGGACAACACCCACTTCCTCCAGAACGGGTTGAGGGACCTCGGCTACGACCTCGGCAACACCAAGCACCCGATAACCCCGGTCATGCTCTACGACGAAAAGACCGCACAGGAGTTCTCAAGGAGGCTCTACGACGAGTACAACATCTTCGCCCAGGCAATAGTCTACCCGACCGTCCCGCTCGGAACTGCTCGCATAAGGCTTGAGCCCTCCGCGGCCCACAGCAAGGAGGACCTCCAGTACGTTCTGGATGCCTTCGAGGACCTCGGAAAGAAGACCGGCTTCCTGAAGTGA